The following are from one region of the Mixophyes fleayi isolate aMixFle1 chromosome 7, aMixFle1.hap1, whole genome shotgun sequence genome:
- the LOC142097755 gene encoding hemoglobin subunit beta-2-like, with the protein MVHWEDSEIKCINSIWSQINPKDVGGECLSRLLCVYPWTQRYFPNFGNLGSAEAICHNPKVIAHGEKVVRSIGEALHHLDNVKGHYAKLSQYHSEKLHVDPANFKRFGKVLVIVLARTFHEAFTPEIQAAFEKAFSVVADALGKGYH; encoded by the exons ATGGTCCACTGGGAAGATAGCGAGATTAAGTGCATTAATTCTATCTGGAGTCAAATAAATCCCAAGGATGTTGGAGGAGAATGTCTTTCCAG GCTTCTTTGTGTCTACCCCTGGACTCAAAGATACTTCCCTAACTTTGGTAACCTGGGCTCTGCTGAAGCCATCTGCCACAACCCCAAGGTCATAGCTCATGGTGAAAAGGTTGTGCGCTCTATTGGAGAAGCCCTACATCACCTGGACAATGTCAAGGGGCATTATGCCAAGCTGAGCCAGTATCACTCTGAAAAGCTGCATGTGGATCCAGCCAACTTCAAG CGTTTTGGAAAGGTTCTGGTCATTGTCTTGGCTCGTACCTTCCATGAAGCTTTTACCCCTGAAATACAGGCTGCCTTTGAGAAGGCATTTAGTGTGGTGGCTGATGCTTTGGGCAAGGGTTACCACTGA